Proteins encoded in a region of the Haloarcula sp. CBA1129 genome:
- a CDS encoding SDR family oxidoreductase translates to MPTEDSVVLLTGAASGIGAATARAFADDGWTVYATDIQSEFPDDIRERCRCLELDVTDSEQVEAVVDRIIVEAGRLDCLVNNAGYGVAGPVEDVSGDEVREQFDVLVHGPHRLVQAVLPEIREHGGRIITVSSVLGHTASPGLGGYSAGKAAVESLTDALRIEVAGADDVHVSLVEPAWVQTGFADSALGSLHNEDRTPTYDRTYDALEDGWVLTGGPLATTPETVAATVLAAATADPPKARYPVGAFATFVRWTHWLPARLQDPIHRGFGRASAFLGRWLG, encoded by the coding sequence ATGCCTACAGAGGACTCTGTCGTCCTGCTCACCGGTGCAGCGTCGGGCATCGGCGCGGCGACGGCGCGGGCGTTTGCCGACGACGGCTGGACCGTCTACGCGACGGACATCCAGAGTGAGTTTCCAGACGATATCCGCGAGCGCTGTCGCTGTCTCGAACTTGACGTGACCGACAGCGAGCAGGTCGAGGCCGTCGTCGACCGAATTATCGTGGAGGCGGGCCGTCTCGATTGTCTGGTGAACAACGCGGGCTACGGTGTTGCCGGTCCGGTCGAAGACGTCTCCGGCGACGAGGTTCGAGAGCAGTTCGACGTACTGGTCCACGGCCCACACCGCCTCGTACAGGCAGTTCTCCCCGAGATACGCGAGCACGGCGGGCGCATCATCACGGTCTCCAGCGTGCTTGGCCACACCGCGTCGCCCGGCCTCGGCGGGTATTCGGCCGGCAAAGCCGCCGTCGAGTCGCTGACCGACGCACTGCGGATAGAGGTCGCCGGAGCGGACGATGTCCACGTCTCGCTCGTCGAACCGGCGTGGGTCCAGACAGGCTTTGCCGACAGCGCGCTGGGAAGCCTGCACAACGAGGACCGGACGCCGACCTACGACCGGACCTACGACGCGCTGGAGGACGGCTGGGTACTCACCGGCGGGCCGCTGGCGACGACGCCGGAAACCGTCGCCGCGACAGTCCTCGCCGCAGCGACTGCCGACCCGCCGAAGGCCCGCTACCCCGTCGGGGCCTTCGCCACGTTCGTCCGGTGGACCCACTGGCTCCCGGCGCGGCTCCAAGACCCGATACACCGCGGGTTCGGCCGAGCGAGCGCGTTTCTGGGGCGGTGGCTAGGGTGA
- a CDS encoding MBL fold metallo-hydrolase encodes MAVHNVTAEAETFTCNAYLATGEQTTLIDAGAMRGVVDAIRKHADALDAVVLTHQHGDHVQQLDAVLDAFDAPLYAHAAHPRRDHDLEDGDTLTVGDEECEVVYTPGHADDHVSLVSESSLFSGDVVVHDDGAFDDGSFGRTDRPGQSRERLIESIEALLDRLPAGVEHMYSGHGGVFHGDVREVVERALERAERREPKYPDE; translated from the coding sequence ATGGCCGTTCACAACGTTACCGCCGAAGCCGAGACGTTCACCTGCAACGCCTATCTCGCGACCGGCGAACAGACGACACTGATCGACGCCGGCGCAATGCGCGGCGTCGTCGACGCCATCCGCAAGCACGCCGACGCGCTCGACGCCGTCGTGTTGACCCACCAGCACGGCGACCACGTCCAGCAACTCGATGCCGTCCTCGACGCTTTCGACGCGCCGCTGTACGCCCACGCTGCTCACCCTCGGCGGGACCACGACCTCGAAGACGGCGACACGCTCACGGTCGGCGACGAGGAATGTGAGGTCGTGTACACGCCGGGCCACGCCGACGACCACGTCTCGCTCGTCTCCGAGTCATCCCTGTTTTCCGGTGACGTGGTCGTCCACGACGACGGCGCGTTCGACGACGGCTCCTTCGGCCGCACTGACCGTCCCGGCCAGTCCCGCGAGCGCCTCATCGAGAGCATCGAGGCCCTGCTCGACCGTCTGCCAGCAGGCGTCGAACATATGTACTCGGGACACGGCGGCGTCTTCCACGGCGACGTTCGCGAAGTCGTCGAGCGTGCCCTCGAACGGGCCGAGCGCCGTGAGCCGAAGTACCCAGACGAGTGA
- the hisH gene encoding imidazole glycerol phosphate synthase subunit HisH: protein MSVRQTTADVVVVDYGLGNLRSVTRGLERAGADVTLSEDPAEFDAADGIVLPGVGAFSEGMDNAGPFREALVEQAEAGKPLFGICLGMQMLLTTSEEADHEGQGDAEGLDLIPGKNVRFSRDQTVPHMGWNELDVTRDHPLVEGVDGEHAYFVHSYYAVPDDEDATVATTDYGADFASIVANDAGNVFGTQFHPEKSGETGLRILRNYVDYCLDH, encoded by the coding sequence ATGAGTGTCAGACAGACGACCGCAGACGTGGTCGTCGTCGATTACGGACTTGGGAACCTCCGGAGCGTCACGCGCGGACTCGAACGCGCCGGCGCGGACGTGACCCTCTCGGAGGACCCAGCGGAGTTCGACGCGGCCGACGGCATCGTCCTGCCCGGCGTCGGGGCGTTCTCCGAAGGGATGGACAACGCCGGGCCGTTCCGCGAGGCGCTAGTCGAACAGGCCGAGGCCGGCAAGCCCCTGTTCGGGATCTGTCTCGGGATGCAGATGCTCCTGACGACGAGTGAGGAGGCCGACCACGAAGGGCAGGGCGACGCCGAAGGGCTGGACCTCATCCCCGGGAAGAACGTCCGGTTCAGCCGCGACCAGACCGTGCCACACATGGGCTGGAACGAACTCGACGTGACGCGAGACCACCCGCTCGTCGAGGGCGTCGACGGGGAGCACGCCTACTTCGTCCACTCCTACTACGCCGTCCCCGACGACGAGGACGCGACGGTGGCGACGACTGACTACGGGGCGGACTTCGCCTCGATTGTCGCCAACGACGCCGGCAACGTCTTCGGCACGCAGTTCCACCCGGAGAAGTCCGGCGAGACGGGGCTGCGCATCCTCCGGAACTACGTCGACTACTGTCTCGACCACTGA
- a CDS encoding bifunctional 2-polyprenyl-6-hydroxyphenol methylase/3-demethylubiquinol 3-O-methyltransferase UbiG encodes MPDDAFGRMVRDFHRDDLTARPQYRRDDDDVTEAHLAGYFEPLSEWHPIERRLLPAVTGRVLDTGCGVGRHALTLQERGHDVLAVDRSPGAVAVARKRGVAHPVVGDLRRPPGDGFDTVTVLGKQLGLGSSLADLRTTLTELAAVTQPGGRLVADMDTLDRADPETDAAHRTRPGVAYRTFRVEYDGLAGPWTDLLLVTPSQFRAAVSETPWTVDVLVGTEKDGSAYGVRLSLPA; translated from the coding sequence ATGCCGGACGACGCCTTCGGACGGATGGTGCGTGACTTCCACCGAGACGACCTCACAGCGCGGCCGCAGTATCGGCGCGACGACGATGATGTGACCGAGGCGCATCTGGCGGGCTACTTTGAGCCATTGTCTGAGTGGCATCCTATCGAGCGACGCCTACTCCCGGCGGTGACGGGGCGGGTCCTCGATACCGGCTGTGGCGTCGGCCGACACGCGCTCACGTTGCAGGAGCGGGGCCACGACGTGCTGGCGGTCGACCGGAGTCCGGGAGCCGTCGCGGTCGCCCGCAAGCGCGGGGTCGCCCATCCCGTCGTCGGTGACCTCCGGCGGCCGCCCGGCGACGGGTTCGACACGGTCACCGTACTGGGCAAGCAACTCGGCCTCGGCAGTTCGCTGGCCGACCTCCGGACAACGCTCACCGAACTGGCAGCGGTGACACAGCCCGGTGGTCGTCTCGTCGCCGACATGGACACGCTCGACCGGGCAGACCCTGAGACCGACGCAGCACACCGCACCCGGCCCGGTGTCGCCTACCGGACCTTTCGCGTCGAGTACGACGGGCTGGCCGGCCCGTGGACCGACCTCCTGCTGGTCACGCCGTCGCAGTTCCGCGCCGCGGTCAGCGAGACGCCGTGGACCGTGGACGTGCTCGTCGGGACGGAGAAAGACGGGTCGGCCTACGGCGTCCGGCTGTCGCTGCCGGCGTGA
- a CDS encoding RidA family protein, which produces MAESKTQARTAVEPAETNEQTNSDSSVTRYEGDQPTEHSVYGTRQQDNQLVFFDGQFPDTETVRSGDVQAQTLAALDQIRAMAAESGLEPRDLLQTTVYLTEMDQLTAVKQAYAAFFDGQRPSRTVVGVASLPNDAAVQIEATGVKR; this is translated from the coding sequence ATGGCAGAAAGCAAAACACAGGCGAGGACGGCTGTAGAGCCCGCAGAAACGAACGAACAGACGAACAGCGACAGTAGCGTGACCCGCTACGAGGGCGACCAGCCGACAGAACACAGCGTGTACGGCACGCGCCAGCAGGACAACCAGCTCGTATTCTTTGACGGACAGTTCCCCGATACGGAAACGGTTCGCAGCGGCGACGTTCAGGCACAGACGCTCGCCGCACTCGACCAGATTCGTGCTATGGCTGCCGAATCCGGTCTCGAACCGCGTGACCTGCTGCAGACGACGGTGTATCTCACGGAGATGGACCAGCTGACAGCGGTCAAGCAAGCATATGCGGCGTTCTTCGACGGGCAGCGACCGTCACGGACCGTCGTCGGCGTCGCAAGCCTGCCGAACGACGCGGCGGTACAGATCGAAGCGACCGGTGTGAAACGGTAA
- a CDS encoding DUF367 family protein, which yields MELHVRYEGDDDPDKCSARKLARMDEAELHRATRSTPPGIVLNPFAEQALSPADRPTAGDGARHSRLVALDCSWETAEREAFDLEGVHRSLPFLVAGNPVNYGTAFQLNTVEAFAGALAILGELDHAERILSTFSWGHTFLELNEEPLERYANCEDSSDVIDVQDDYLAEE from the coding sequence GTGGAACTGCACGTCCGGTACGAAGGCGACGACGACCCAGACAAATGTAGCGCGCGGAAACTGGCCCGCATGGACGAGGCCGAACTCCACCGCGCGACGCGGTCGACGCCGCCCGGCATCGTGCTCAACCCCTTCGCCGAGCAGGCGCTGTCTCCAGCGGACCGACCGACCGCCGGTGACGGCGCTCGCCACAGCCGCCTAGTCGCGCTCGACTGCTCATGGGAGACAGCCGAGCGGGAGGCGTTCGACCTCGAAGGGGTGCACCGCTCGCTCCCCTTTCTCGTCGCCGGCAATCCGGTCAACTACGGAACGGCGTTCCAGCTCAACACCGTCGAAGCGTTCGCCGGCGCGCTCGCCATCCTCGGGGAACTCGACCACGCCGAGCGGATCCTCTCGACGTTCTCTTGGGGCCATACCTTTCTGGAACTGAACGAGGAACCGCTGGAACGGTACGCGAACTGCGAGGATTCGAGCGACGTCATCGACGTGCAGGACGACTATCTCGCCGAGGAGTAG
- a CDS encoding 50S ribosomal protein L40e, giving the protein MASFETASDRLLNKQICMRCNARNPQRAQQCRKCGYGNLRPKAKETRSA; this is encoded by the coding sequence ATGGCTAGCTTCGAGACAGCGTCCGACCGACTCCTCAACAAGCAGATCTGCATGCGGTGTAACGCTCGGAACCCACAGCGCGCCCAGCAGTGCCGGAAGTGCGGCTACGGCAACCTGCGTCCGAAGGCGAAAGAAACCCGCAGCGCCTGA
- a CDS encoding uracil-DNA glycosylase family protein, protein MEQMDGLDVVDCERCDDLCRSRSRIVNGVGPADADLLFVGEAPGANEDEQGEPFVGRSGDVLDDGLRDAGLDRGDVRITNCVRCRPPDNRDPRTGELANCREYLKTEIDRVDPEVVVTLGKVPAEHLLERDVAVTGEAGDVFDVPIEGQPRRVLVSVHPAATLYDPSQKETFEAALSTAAEFTDAQSGQSRLGEF, encoded by the coding sequence ATGGAGCAGATGGACGGTCTCGACGTCGTCGACTGTGAGCGCTGTGATGACCTCTGTCGCTCGCGCTCGCGAATCGTCAACGGTGTCGGCCCCGCGGATGCAGACCTGCTGTTCGTCGGGGAGGCCCCCGGCGCGAACGAGGACGAACAGGGCGAGCCGTTCGTCGGGCGAAGCGGCGACGTACTTGACGACGGGTTGCGCGATGCCGGCCTCGATCGCGGCGACGTGCGTATCACGAACTGTGTGCGCTGTCGCCCGCCGGACAACCGCGACCCGCGCACGGGCGAACTCGCGAACTGCCGGGAGTACCTGAAGACGGAAATCGACCGCGTCGACCCTGAAGTCGTCGTCACACTTGGGAAGGTTCCGGCCGAGCATCTGCTGGAGCGCGACGTAGCTGTCACCGGCGAAGCGGGCGACGTGTTCGACGTGCCCATCGAGGGGCAGCCACGCCGCGTGCTCGTCTCCGTCCACCCGGCGGCGACGCTGTACGACCCGAGTCAGAAGGAGACGTTCGAGGCGGCGCTTTCGACCGCCGCGGAATTCACTGACGCCCAGAGCGGGCAGTCGCGGCTCGGCGAATTTTAA
- a CDS encoding DUF5786 family protein translates to MGFGSYDESEQDNQEYDTDFEDEDGLDAEENAHEGDIEYEFTASNDELLDRLEDIKDDQNT, encoded by the coding sequence ATGGGGTTCGGGAGCTACGACGAATCGGAACAAGACAATCAGGAGTACGACACAGACTTCGAGGACGAGGACGGCCTCGATGCTGAAGAAAACGCCCACGAGGGCGACATCGAATACGAGTTCACCGCGTCGAACGACGAACTGCTCGATAGACTGGAGGACATCAAAGACGACCAGAACACGTGA
- a CDS encoding acetoacetate decarboxylase family protein, producing MARVTSPTDGDRVRLSTGHEVTLPLVTEATVAGAVLPARYEVAESLLPAGLTPVRATARRAAVVLLCVEYHRIGDDAMAPYDEFAVMIPATPGEWQPPLIPLLTRGAGSYVWSLPVTTEPARALGDEIWGYPKTVADITHRDDATRRETTVVEDGDHVATVGIDWPRTWERRERIESYAVREGRLERTPVEFQGKLGVAPLSGRVDVDLGDHERADTLRSLELGSRSLLRFSLAGRIAYSAGQPVAR from the coding sequence GTGGCTAGGGTGACATCTCCGACCGACGGCGACCGGGTTCGGCTCTCGACCGGTCACGAGGTGACGCTCCCGCTGGTCACGGAGGCGACGGTCGCCGGGGCGGTACTCCCGGCGCGATACGAGGTTGCGGAGTCGCTGCTGCCCGCTGGACTCACACCGGTCCGAGCGACGGCCCGCCGGGCCGCAGTCGTGCTCCTCTGTGTCGAGTACCACCGCATCGGCGACGACGCGATGGCTCCCTACGACGAGTTCGCGGTGATGATCCCGGCGACCCCGGGGGAGTGGCAGCCACCGCTTATTCCACTCCTGACCCGCGGGGCCGGGAGCTACGTCTGGTCGCTCCCGGTGACGACCGAGCCTGCGCGCGCCCTCGGCGACGAGATCTGGGGCTACCCGAAGACGGTCGCCGACATCACCCACCGCGACGACGCGACCCGCCGCGAGACGACAGTCGTCGAGGACGGCGACCACGTGGCGACGGTCGGCATCGACTGGCCCCGGACTTGGGAGCGCCGGGAGCGGATAGAGAGCTACGCGGTCCGGGAGGGACGGCTGGAACGGACCCCAGTCGAGTTCCAAGGGAAACTGGGGGTCGCACCGTTGAGCGGTCGCGTCGACGTGGACCTTGGCGACCACGAGCGGGCCGACACCCTCCGCTCGCTCGAACTCGGCTCTCGGTCACTACTACGATTCTCGCTAGCGGGGCGGATTGCGTATAGCGCTGGGCAGCCAGTAGCGCGGTAG
- a CDS encoding nuclear transport factor 2 family protein, whose amino-acid sequence MTRPALLQRARTYYDALDGDDYDQLASLLAPSFVHDRPDQTIEGREGFVRFMREERPQTDTTHPLDGLYCRREDGTAEQTDGESTVAEVVARGRLLDADGERIVGFVDVFTFTGDDIERIETYTR is encoded by the coding sequence GTGACGCGACCCGCACTCCTGCAGCGCGCACGGACCTACTACGACGCCCTCGACGGTGACGACTACGACCAGTTGGCCTCTCTGCTCGCTCCGTCGTTCGTCCACGACCGACCCGACCAGACTATCGAGGGCCGGGAGGGGTTCGTTCGGTTCATGCGCGAGGAGCGACCCCAGACCGACACCACACATCCGTTGGACGGCCTCTACTGTCGTCGGGAGGACGGCACGGCGGAACAGACTGACGGCGAAAGCACGGTGGCGGAGGTCGTCGCCCGCGGTCGCCTGCTCGACGCCGACGGAGAGCGCATCGTCGGCTTCGTGGACGTGTTCACCTTCACTGGGGACGACATCGAGCGAATAGAGACATACACGCGCTGA
- a CDS encoding universal stress protein → MYDAVLVPTDGSEGSSTAAEHAIDLAQRHDASLHALHVLETEQVVDQIPDFEDSSIFDRLADAGQQAVDDIRTQAEDAGVDTVTTAVEQGVPHEEVVDYIERHGIDVVVMATEGRTGPSRELIGSVTESVVRASPVPVLAVKVGGEA, encoded by the coding sequence ATGTACGACGCTGTACTCGTCCCGACCGACGGCTCCGAGGGGTCCAGCACCGCGGCCGAACACGCCATCGACCTCGCACAGCGCCACGACGCGAGTCTGCACGCGCTGCACGTCCTCGAGACGGAGCAGGTGGTCGATCAGATTCCTGATTTCGAGGACAGCAGCATCTTCGACCGCCTCGCCGACGCCGGCCAGCAGGCCGTCGACGACATCCGCACACAGGCGGAAGACGCCGGCGTAGACACCGTCACTACGGCGGTCGAGCAGGGCGTCCCCCACGAGGAGGTCGTCGATTACATCGAGCGCCACGGCATCGACGTGGTCGTGATGGCGACTGAAGGGCGGACCGGGCCGTCCCGGGAACTCATCGGCAGCGTCACCGAGTCGGTCGTTCGGGCCTCGCCGGTACCGGTGCTTGCGGTCAAGGTCGGCGGCGAGGCGTAG
- a CDS encoding DUF99 family protein: MKSGVRALGIAESYQAETSQFAGAVVRASRVADGFVFSTATAGGSDATETVCEMVERLAREDVRYLLVAGIAPAWFNVLDLRRIHDRTGLPVLSVTFESSPGLAGAIREAFDDPDAVQDRLATYRAQPERRPVSVNDETVYVRSVGLDDSAAADVVRAFTPEGGRPEPLRVARLAARGLVEME; encoded by the coding sequence GTGAAATCGGGGGTACGGGCCCTCGGCATCGCGGAGTCGTATCAGGCGGAAACCAGTCAGTTCGCTGGCGCTGTCGTCCGCGCCAGCAGGGTGGCCGACGGCTTTGTTTTCAGTACTGCAACGGCCGGCGGGAGCGACGCGACTGAGACAGTGTGTGAGATGGTCGAGCGACTGGCCCGCGAGGACGTCCGCTACCTGCTTGTGGCGGGTATCGCGCCGGCGTGGTTCAACGTCCTCGACCTCCGACGGATTCACGACCGCACCGGTCTGCCGGTCCTGTCGGTCACCTTCGAGTCCTCGCCGGGGCTTGCGGGGGCCATCCGCGAGGCGTTCGACGACCCCGATGCCGTGCAGGACCGGCTGGCGACCTACCGCGCTCAACCGGAGCGCCGGCCGGTATCGGTGAACGACGAGACGGTGTACGTCCGGAGCGTCGGCCTCGACGACAGCGCCGCCGCGGATGTGGTTCGTGCATTCACGCCGGAAGGCGGCCGTCCGGAACCGCTCCGGGTCGCCCGACTGGCGGCGCGGGGGCTGGTCGAGATGGAGTGA
- a CDS encoding peroxiredoxin: MLSEGTAAPLFELPALVDGDCQRVGLSDYLGEDVVILAFYPADFNPACDETSCDLDELDLFTMQKDVTILGISPDSVYSHRAFADRYGLNIPLLSDTDHDVAREYGLDFVDDIGQQLIERAVVVIDHDGDVQYAWSTDDLQQLPRVGEIKDAIAETGGDDTAFARYRVGHAHYTEGRRAFTAAMSAFRESEWMVAQGDFQQAREEFEAAEDHFDTAVRFVDDASLRPIYEDTKTKANSLWQASDWLTQAAREYSSGDGAEGQQLRDDAERPLETARGYEEPPDPDGPWPPDLVTLEQDDDDRPAFLTQDETAVDTSLDVDIDEEVEQTDSELSEAAPSATESAPDSTPSSEGADETDEMQDATDGTTTPGTATTLSDPSTAEDDSESGADDTPPEPVSAADGEGEISDVDDTDIEEIQAELAASEAENEPTEPLEETPTAMVEAPPDTVGSADDDASTQDAPDGEQSTAGSSPAAGPASETETDDAVELDLSDPMAADGDTGEPAVDAGLDDGTDADTTEETADAESDRDTPDDTESNT; this comes from the coding sequence GTGCTTTCAGAGGGGACGGCGGCACCACTGTTCGAACTGCCGGCACTCGTCGACGGCGACTGCCAGCGAGTCGGGCTGTCCGACTATCTCGGCGAGGATGTAGTCATCCTCGCGTTCTACCCGGCGGATTTCAATCCGGCCTGCGACGAGACGTCTTGTGACCTAGACGAACTCGACCTCTTTACGATGCAGAAGGACGTGACTATCTTGGGGATCAGTCCGGATTCGGTGTACAGCCACCGGGCCTTTGCGGATCGCTACGGCCTGAACATCCCGCTCCTATCCGACACTGACCACGATGTCGCCCGCGAGTACGGGCTCGACTTTGTGGACGATATCGGCCAGCAGCTCATCGAGCGGGCCGTCGTCGTCATCGACCACGACGGCGACGTGCAGTACGCATGGAGTACTGACGACCTCCAGCAGCTCCCTCGCGTCGGAGAAATCAAGGACGCTATCGCCGAGACCGGCGGCGACGACACCGCGTTCGCCCGCTACCGCGTCGGCCACGCCCACTACACCGAGGGTCGGCGCGCGTTCACTGCGGCGATGAGTGCCTTTCGCGAGTCGGAGTGGATGGTCGCACAGGGTGACTTCCAGCAGGCACGCGAAGAGTTCGAAGCCGCCGAAGACCACTTCGACACCGCCGTCCGGTTCGTTGACGATGCGTCCTTGAGACCGATTTACGAGGACACGAAGACCAAGGCGAACTCACTGTGGCAGGCCAGCGACTGGCTCACGCAGGCAGCCCGCGAGTACTCTAGCGGGGACGGAGCTGAGGGCCAGCAGCTCCGGGACGACGCCGAGCGGCCGCTGGAAACGGCCCGTGGCTACGAGGAGCCACCGGACCCCGACGGTCCATGGCCGCCGGACCTCGTGACCTTGGAACAGGACGACGACGACCGACCGGCGTTCCTCACGCAGGACGAGACGGCTGTGGATACCTCGCTCGACGTGGACATCGACGAGGAAGTCGAACAGACAGACAGTGAACTATCGGAGGCAGCGCCGTCGGCCACTGAGTCGGCGCCGGATTCCACACCGTCGTCCGAGGGTGCGGACGAGACTGACGAGATGCAAGACGCAACCGACGGAACGACAACTCCGGGGACTGCGACCACACTCTCGGACCCGTCGACAGCGGAGGACGACAGTGAGTCGGGAGCCGACGACACGCCGCCGGAACCGGTGTCGGCGGCTGACGGGGAGGGAGAGATCTCGGACGTCGACGACACCGATATCGAGGAGATACAGGCCGAACTGGCCGCCAGCGAGGCCGAGAACGAGCCGACGGAGCCGCTGGAAGAGACCCCGACTGCGATGGTCGAAGCGCCGCCCGACACAGTCGGCAGCGCGGACGACGACGCTTCGACACAGGACGCGCCGGACGGCGAGCAGTCGACTGCCGGCTCGTCGCCGGCTGCTGGCCCCGCCTCAGAAACGGAGACCGACGACGCAGTCGAGCTGGACCTGTCCGACCCGATGGCTGCCGACGGCGACACGGGAGAACCAGCGGTCGACGCCGGGCTAGATGACGGCACGGACGCGGACACAACTGAGGAGACAGCCGACGCGGAGAGCGACAGAGACACACCAGACGACACCGAATCGAATACGTGA
- the serS gene encoding serine--tRNA ligase, with amino-acid sequence MLSRQFVRENPETVRDAIERKGVTGVDLDEILEVDEEWRELKAEGDGLRQERNEVSSKIGQLKQEGKDEEAQEAIDRSQELKDELQEVEARADELESQLEAALLELPNIPHESVPTGEGEADNVERYREGFEDLRDLPDEVVPHYDLGEELDLLDFERGAKVSGGGYQFVKGEGARLEHALIQFMLDVHREQEYIDVLPPIPVNSDSMEGTGQLPKFDEDAYRVGARQDDDYDSDDLWLLPTAEVPVTNMYRDEILLDDDLPVKHQAFSPNFRREAGEHGTETRGYVRVHQFHKVELVNFVRPENSYDRLEGLLDEAAEVLDRLELPYRVLDMCTGDMGFTQAKKYDIEVWSPGDDMEDGPDRGGRWLEVSSVSNFEDFQARRAGLRYRPERHESADYLHTLNGSGLAVPRVLVAIMEYYQNDDGTITVPEPLRPYMGGQEVIEGSEKIGESAVGAGEKE; translated from the coding sequence ATGTTATCGAGACAGTTCGTCCGGGAGAACCCCGAGACGGTCCGTGACGCTATCGAGCGAAAGGGCGTCACGGGTGTAGACCTCGACGAAATCCTCGAAGTCGACGAGGAGTGGCGGGAACTGAAGGCCGAAGGCGACGGCCTCCGACAGGAGCGCAACGAAGTGTCGAGCAAGATCGGCCAACTCAAACAGGAAGGCAAGGACGAGGAGGCACAGGAGGCCATCGACCGCTCGCAGGAACTCAAAGACGAACTGCAAGAGGTCGAAGCGCGCGCCGACGAGCTAGAGTCCCAACTGGAGGCGGCGCTACTGGAACTCCCGAACATCCCCCACGAGTCAGTGCCGACCGGCGAGGGCGAGGCCGACAACGTCGAGCGCTACCGCGAGGGGTTCGAGGACCTGCGGGACCTGCCCGACGAAGTAGTGCCTCACTACGACCTCGGTGAGGAACTGGACCTGCTTGACTTCGAACGCGGCGCGAAGGTGTCCGGCGGCGGCTACCAGTTCGTCAAGGGCGAGGGCGCGCGTCTGGAACACGCGCTCATCCAGTTCATGCTCGACGTCCACCGCGAGCAGGAGTACATCGACGTGCTCCCGCCGATTCCCGTCAACTCCGATTCGATGGAAGGGACCGGCCAGCTCCCCAAGTTCGACGAGGACGCCTACCGCGTCGGAGCCAGACAGGACGACGACTACGACAGCGACGACCTCTGGTTGCTCCCGACGGCGGAGGTGCCGGTCACCAACATGTACCGCGACGAGATTCTGCTGGACGACGACCTGCCGGTCAAACATCAGGCGTTCTCGCCGAACTTCCGCCGCGAGGCCGGCGAGCACGGGACGGAAACGCGGGGCTACGTCCGCGTCCACCAGTTCCACAAGGTCGAACTCGTCAACTTCGTCCGGCCGGAGAACAGCTACGACCGGCTGGAGGGGCTGCTGGATGAAGCCGCCGAGGTTCTCGACCGCCTCGAACTGCCCTACCGCGTGCTCGATATGTGTACCGGTGACATGGGCTTCACCCAAGCCAAGAAGTACGACATCGAGGTGTGGTCACCCGGCGACGACATGGAAGACGGTCCCGACCGCGGCGGTCGCTGGCTCGAAGTCTCCTCAGTGTCGAACTTCGAGGACTTTCAGGCCCGCCGCGCCGGCCTGCGCTACCGGCCTGAGCGCCACGAATCAGCGGACTACCTCCACACGCTGAACGGCTCCGGGCTGGCTGTTCCGCGCGTCCTCGTGGCTATCATGGAGTACTACCAGAACGACGACGGCACTATCACCGTCCCTGAACCCCTCCGCCCGTACATGGGCGGTCAGGAGGTCATCGAGGGCTCCGAGAAAATCGGTGAGAGCGCCGTCGGTGCCGGCGAGAAGGAGTAG